Within the Saccharopolyspora gloriosae genome, the region TCGCCACCCCGCTGACGGTGCGGGTCGCCGACGACCTGTACCTCGCGGTGCACGAGGCGGCGCTGCTGAACTACCCGGACATGACGCTCGCCAAGATCGACGGCGGTCCCGGCTTGCGCAGCGCGCTGGTGCCGCGCAAGGGCGAAGGACGGCGAAAGGCGTTGCTGCGCACGCCTTTCCCGACTCCGTGGCGGGCCTTCCTGATCGCGCGGGAGCCGGGTGCGCTGGTCGAGTCGAACTTGGTGCTCAACCTCAACGAGCCCTGCGCGATCGAGGACACCTCCTGGATCAAGCCGGGCAAGTTCCTCGGCGTGTGGTGGGAGATCCACAAGGGGCGCAACACGTGGATCGAAGGCCCGGACCTCGGTGCGAGCACCGAGAACGTGCTGCGCGCGGTGGACTTCGCCGCGGACAACGGGATTCCGTACGTGCTGGCCGAGGGCTGGAACAAGGGCTGGAAGACCGGCGGTGACTTCGGAGACGACCAGGACTTCCTCACCCCGAACTCGATGCTGGACCTGCCACGGGTGCTCGACCGCTGCCGCGAGCGCGGGGTGGCGTTCCTCGCGCACAACGAGACCGGCGGCGGCATCGACAACTACGAACGGCAGCTCGACCAGGCCTTCGCCCTGTACGCCGAACTCGGAATGCCGGGGGTGAAGACGGGCTACGCCGGGGACATCGACGCGCACCACCACCACGACCAGTGGATGGTGAACCACTACCAGCGCGTGATCCACAAGGCCGCTCAGCACCGGCTGCTGATCAACGCGCACGAGCCGATCAAGGGCACCGGCATCGAACGGACCTACCCGAACTTCGTGTCCCGCGAAGGCGCCCGGGGCATCGAGTACGACGCCTGGTCGCAGGGCAACCCGCCGGAGCACACGGTGACGCTGCCGTTCACCACGATGCTCGCGGGGCCGTTCGACTACACGCCGGGCATCTTCGACATCACGTGGTTCCCGCCGCAGAGCCCGCAGGACGACCACGGCGACAGCAACGACGGCACCCGCGTGCACACGACCCGGGCGCACCAGATCGCGCTCTATCCGGTGCTGCTGAGCGGATTGCAGCAGCTTTCGGACGTGCCGGAGCACTACGCGGGCGTGCCGGAGTTCGAGTTCCTGCGCCAGGTCCCGGTGTCCTGGGACGAGACGCGCGTGCTGCACGGCGAGATCGGCGACTTCATCACGATGGCGCGGCGCAGCGCAGCGGCGTGGTTCGTGGGATCGCTGACCGACGAACAGCCGCGCACGCTGGAGATTCCGCTGGACTTCCTCGGCACGGGCCGGTTCGTGGCGCACTTCTACCGCGACGCCCCCGGTACCGACCTCGTCACCAACCCGAACGAGGTCGAGGTCGATCACCGCCTCGTCGACGCGAGCACGGTGATCCGCGCCGAACTCACCGGAGGCGGTGGCCACGCACTGCACCTCACACCCGCGGGGGAGGGCGACGAGCACTTGCCGATGTACCGGTGAGTCCGACGGCGGGCGCGCGCAGCCGAGCGCGCGCCCGCGCGGGCGCGGCTGGCACACCGAAGGTGCGGGGGCCGGGGCCGCACGCGGCGTGACCCGATCGCCGACCGGTGCTCATTTCAGGGAAGTCGGCCTGCGCGGCCCGTTCTTGCGCCGGTCCGCCCGGCCGTGAGTTCGGGGCGGTCGACGGCTCAGCCCACCGTCGCGAACCGTCTCCTGACGTCCACTTCGGACAGTCCGAAGTCGGCGAGCCGGTAGTGGTGCGAAGGTTTCCGGGCGCCCGTGGTGCTTTCGCCGTGCAGGCGCCGCATCGCCGCGCTCGCCTCGTCGCCGAGCTGCAGTCCGAAGTGCTCGTACAGCGCCGCCACGGTGCCCAGCGGGTCGGCGACGAAGTCCTCGTAGTTCACGTCGTAGAACCGGGACTGGTCGTGCTCGGCCCGTTCGGCGTTGAACGTGGCCAGTCCGCGGGACCACAGCTCCAGCTGGTCGCGCCCCACCGTCTCGCCCTGGAACGTGTCCGACCAGTCGGCGCTGGCCTGGGCGTTGAGGCTGCACACCGAGGCGATCGCGACCTCGGGGGCGCGGTGGGTCTGCACGACCAGCGCGTCCGGGTAGACGGCCAGCAAGGCGTCCAGCGCGAACAGGTGGCTCGGGTTCTTCAGCACCCACCGGCGGTTCGGCTCGGGCAGGCCGATGAGCTGGAGGTTCCGCCGATGCCTCCGGTACGCTGCGGTCCAGTCCTGCCCGGCCAGCCACCGGGAGTAGGACGGAACGTGCGCGAGGCATTCGTAGGAGACCGACCGCATCGACTGCCGCAGCAGCTGCCAGCACTCCTCGACCTCGTCGGCCGCCATCGCGTGCACACCGAGGAACTCGGGGTGCTGCACGTGGTACTGCCGGTACCCGGCTTGGACGTGCTGGAACACCGGATCATCGGGCCAGGTCTCGCGGGGCGGCCTCGGCTGCGGCGCCTCGGTCAGCCACACCTCCAGCCCCTGGTGCGCGGGGTCGGCGGTGAGCAGCCGGTGCAGCGCGGTGGTGCCGGTGCGGGGGAGGCCGGTGACGAAGATGGGCCGTTCGACGGGCACGTCGGCGTGCTGAGGATTCGCTTTCCACGCGGCCTCGCTGAGCGACCGGGCGATCAGCGCGCCGCGCAGGAACGATCGGTGCACCTTCGCGCCCAGCGGCGTGAGGCCGGCATCGCGGTCGTAGGACTCCAGGAGGGTGGCGAGCCCGTCGGTGTAGTCGTCGGGGCCGAAGTCGTCCAGCCCGGTGCGCCTGGTCGCTGAAGCGTGCAGGTCGGCAACGGTGCCCACGCCCATCGTGTCTCCCTCAGTGGTGGTACTCGCCGCCGTTGACGTCGAGGCACTGGCCCGTGATCGCGCGCGCCATCGGGGAGGCCAGGAAGATCACGGCATCGGTGATCTCCGCCGGCTCCGGCAGCTTGCGCAGGTCGGTGGTCGCGGCGATCTCGTCGTAGACCTGTTGCGGATCGACGCCGCGCTGCTTCGCCAACTCAGCGAAGTACCACTTGACCGAACCCGCCCAGATGTAGCCGGGTGCGACCGTGTTGACCCGCACGCCACGTGGCCCCAGCTCGGTGGCCAGGCTCTGCGCCAGCGACAGCAGGCTGGCCTTCGCCATCTTGTAGGCGCCGAACGTGCGCCGGGAATGCCGCAGCACAGCCGAGTTGATCATCACGACGGAGCCTTGGCGCTCGGCGAGCAGCGGGGCGCACTCCCGCGTCAGCCGCAGCGACGCGAACGTGCCCGCCTCGAACCCGGCGCGCACGTCGTCCAGGTCGGTCTCCAGCAGGTCGATCCTGGGCGGGATCGCAAAAGCGTTGTTGATCAGGACGTCCACCCGTCCGAACGCGGCCGTCGCGACTTCGACGATGTGCCGCGCCGAGTCCTCATCGGTGATGTCGACCTCTGCGGTGACGGCCCGCCTGCCCAGCCCGGTGACCTCCTCGGCGACCTCGTCGAGCCGCTGCCGGGTGCGGGCGGCGAGCACCACGTCGGCACCGGCTTCGGCGCAACCCACCGCGAGCGCCCTGCCGAGTCCGGGGCCGACCCCGGAAACCACGACCACCTTGTCCCGCAACAGCATCAGCCGCACATCCTCGACGCCACCGCGGACTGCCGTGCCGCGATCCGCTCCGCCCACTCGGCGGCAGTGACCCGGGATCGCTCGTGATGCGGGAGCTTCGCGGGCAAGTCGGCGACGTCCACGATCTCCACCTCAGGGCCGTCAGCGGGATCCAAGTCTCGGGAGAGCCGCTGCCACCGGATCTGCACGAATCCTCGGGAATGTCCCAGCCGCTCCAACCAGTTCGCGACGCCGGGATCGCGTTCACTGATCACGAACCGGAACCTGCCGTCCGGATCGGGCCGCGCCTGGTCGGCGGTGAGGCTGGTCTGGTGATCGCTGTAGTCCAGCGAGACGTACCACCGGCTGCCGAGCTGGATGCCCTGGTACGGCGCCTCCGAAACGGGAACGGTGACGATCATGGCCTGATCGTCGGCCAGGTCGTAATGCCCGGCGGAGGAGAACTGGGTCGCCAGCCCGCCGGGCGTGCGCCGGGGCTCGGTCATCGTGTTCGCAGGCAGGTCCAGGTAGAACCACTCCGGGAACGCCAGGAACGTGCGCAGCCGGTTGAGCAGGATCTTGCCCGCCACCCCGTACCGCTTCTCCAAGGTCGAGCGCTTCCGCGGCGGCGGGGCGGAACCGAGTCGGTCGGCGCGGTGGATGCGCAGGGTCCCGCGCCGCTCGGTGTTCCAGTCGCTGTAGACCTCGCGCACCACGAGCATGGCGGAGCCTTCGCCGAGCACGACGTATCCGGGGCCTGCCTTGTCGCGATCCGGCCCGAACCGCAGCTCGAACCGGCCGTCCGGATCGAGGTCCAGCTCGCGATCGTCGAAGGCGGTGAGGCTGTCCGGCACCTCCACCGGCGAGTAGTCGCCCCCGAGCACCTGGAAGCTCAAGTCCCGGGTGGAACCGCGGGTGCCGGTGACGACGTACTCGGCGTCGTCGCGCAGGTACGCGTGGAAGTACAGCGCATCCGGGTTGTCCAGCCCCATCTTGGTGTAGGGGCCGGTGGAGCTGACGAAGAACGGGAAGTCGCGCTCGTAGGCCCACGCCAGCTGCAGCGAGGCCCGGATGCTTCCCGCCAGGTAGTCGTAGCCCTCGACCAGGTCCTGCTCGGTCCGGATGTGCGGCGCCTCGGTGATGACCTTCTCGGCTTCGACGACGGCGTCGGCGAACGGCTGAGTCAGCATCGACCGAGATTAGAACGAGTTCTAACTGTCGGTCAATGTCCGGCCCATCGGTCGGCGGTGAGCCGGAATCCCGGCAGGTTGCCCAGCGTCACCATGTACTCGTAGGTTCGGGTGAACCCGGTGTGTCGAATGCGCCAGGTCCCGTCGTCGTCGCGCGCGTACCGATCCTCGTAGAACGCGGCGCCCTGGATCATCGTGTGGTCGTACTCGGTGGCGATCACGGTGTCGGTGAAGCACCACGTTCCGGTGGCCGTATCGCCGTCCAGGTGAATTTCCGGCTGTTGCGCCGAATGAGCGGTGATGATGTCAGGGGTGAGGGTGTCGCGCAGGAAGTCGACGATCGCCTCGCGGCCGGTGCGCAGCACGGGGCCGCCGTTGACGGCCGTGCCGTACTCGGCGGTGGCGTCGGCGGTGAGCGTGTCCGCGACCTCGTCCCACCGCTTGAGGTCGACACAGCGGAGGTAGCGGTACTTGAGGCGCTTGATCTCTTCGAGAGCTGCGATGTCCATCTCGGCAGTCTTGCCAGTTCGCCGGGTCAAATCAAGAACCTGTTCTAATTTAGGGAAGCGGTGGTCCGATGGCCCGGGGTCTCGTCGTGAGTCTGCCGCGGCAGCGGTCGAGTCCGCGGGCGGGTTCGTTCTCATGGCTGGACGAGCACGCGAAGGTGGAGATCGGCGACCGCCGACGCCGCGCGGCCCGGCGTGAAGGTGTTGCATTCACGGCGATCCGGGCAGTCGATGGTCTCCCCGGAGCGTGTCCGGTCCGAATCTTGGAATCGATGAGGAAGAAGACGTCATAGGATATGCGGGCTTGGCGCCGTCATTATTCCAGCACTCCCTTTGAATTTCCCGGTATGGATGATTTATCGCCGGTGGCGTCCCATTCGCTGATCGGGTCTTGCCGAGTCGGTTTCCGATTTTGTTCAATGGTGGTTTTTTGGCTGCCGGGGCGGGCGGCTACGCGGCAGGGGAATCCCTCATTGGCGGCATCATGGCCGCGGGAGCAGCTCGGGGGCTTCGGCCGGGTATGCCCCCCGGGCATGCTTCGGCCGGTTCGGTTGCGTCATCGGGCGATCTCGTGCTTTCGGTAGGTCGGTTCGGGACGCAGTTCCCGGGCAATATCGGAATGATCAAGTTGGGCTGGATGGAGCAGGTGCCCGCTCCGTTCTCGGCGCTACAGTCGGATCAAGGCGTGGTCTCGGCGGTTCAACCTGCGTGGAATCGGCTTAGGGCGGGGTCGTGTGGCGTTCTATCGGATTGTGTAATCGTGTTGTGCGGAGCCGGCGATGGGGTTCGCCCGGAGGTCGTGGTCTCGTCTTCGCCATTCGGAAAGATGGTCGCCGCCTGTCCCTGCGTCGCGGTCACTGGAGGGCAAGCCTCAGAGCGAACCGGGGGGAAGGGCGTTGGGGATCGGTCTGCAAGAGTCGGTGAGCGACGTCGATCGCCCGAACATCGTGGTCTACACCAACGACCGGATCGCGGGTGCGGGAATCGTCGCCACGCTGCAGCAGTTGCCCGAAGCGAGCATCCAGGTCACGGCGAACGAGGCGGATCTGCTGCGGGTGCTGGAAACCGGGGACATCGATCTCGTCGTGGTCTACTTCGACTCCCTGATCGAGAATCCGGGACCCGCGCTGTTGCGGAACAGGATGCGGCATTCACAGGCGACACCCGTCCTGGCGGTGCTCTCCAGCGGTTTGGACGACGTCCTGTCCGCGCTGGAGATGGGGGTGCGCGGCTTGGTGACGAGGTACGACGAGCCCGAGGTCCTGGTCGACACGGCGCGGGCGCTGCTCGACGGAGGGTGCAGCCTGGCGCCCACCATCACCACCCACGTCGTGCAGATGATCAACGAGTCCGGCCGGCTGTCCGAACCGGCGGACCAAGCGGTCTTCGACGTGCTCACCAACCGGGAGCAGGAGATCGCGCAGATGCTGGCGATGGGCATGACCACGAAGGAGATCGCCGCTCGCACCTTCATCACCAGGGCCACCGTGAAGACGCACATCTCGAACGTGCTCAGCAAGCTGAACTTCGACGAGCGATCGCAGATCGTGGCCATGGTGTACCGCACCGGCTGGCTCAACCGGAGGTTGTTCGCGGCGCAACCGGCCGACTAGCTGCCGGGCCTTTCAGCCGGGAAACTCCGTGCTGCGCCGGGAAGTTCGATGCGCAGGTGAGTGGCGGTCGGAGCTTCGTCCGGTCCGATCACTGCTCGGGATCGGTGGACAACGGGAGGCTGTTGTCGGTCACCGGGGACGACAGCACGATGGAGGTCGTCGTCCGGCCGACCTCCGTCATCTCCGCCAAGACCTCCTCGAGGCGGCCGACGTCGGGGACGGCGACCTTGAAGATCCAGCAGTCCTCGCCCACGACGTGGTGCGTCTCCAGGACCTCCGGGATTCCCAGCAGGTTCTGCACGCCCTCGTCCCGGTGGCCGGCGCCGAACGCGGCGAGCCGGACGAACGCCACGATGCCGAACCCGAGCTTCGCCGGATCGAGTCGAACGGCGTAGCCGGTGATCACGCCGGCTCGTTCCAGCCTGCGCAGTCGATCGGCGACGGCCGGTGCGCTCAGCCCGACCCGGCGGGCCAGCTCGGCGTGGGTGGTCCTGCCGTCCTGCTGGAGGTCGGCGAGCAGCGAGAGGTCGATCGAGTCCAGTTCCGAAGGTGTTTCCGCCACGTGACCTTGCTTTCAAAGGTGATGGACACGGATTGCTTGCGAAATATAAGCTGGCCGCGTTGTGTCCTGTCACCGTGCCGGTTCCGGCACCGTGCGCGCAAGCCGCCGAGTACGCCAACGCAGGAGGTCATGGACGGTGAGCGATCGACGAATCGGGCTCGCGCAAGGAACCGCCCTCTACGTGGGCGCCATCCTCGGTGCGGGCGTGCTCGCCCTCCCGTCCCTGGCGGCCCGGGTCGCCGGCCCGGCGTCGGTGCTCGCGTGGCTGGCGCTGGTGGCGCTGTGCGTACCGGTGGCGGCGACCTTTACCGCGCTCGGCACTCGCTACCCGGACGGCGGCGGGGTCGCCACGTTCGTCATGCAGGCTTTCGGGCGGCAGGCGAGCGCGGCGGTGGGGTGGTGGTTCTACTTCGCGCTGCCCATCGGTGCCACCGCCGTCGCGTACGTCGGCGGCCAGTACGTCGCCCACGCCTTCGGGGCGGGCGACGACGTGGCCTACCTCGTGGCGGCGGTGATCGTGCTGATCGGGCTGACGACCAACGCGATCGGCCTGCACGTCTCAGGTGGCGTGCAACTGCTGCTGATCGGCGTGCTGGGCTTGTTGATGGTCGTGACCGTTCTCGCCGCCCTGCCGAAAGCGGACCTCGGCAACCTCACGCCCTTCCTGCCCAACGGGTGGGCGGCGGTGGGCCAGGCCGCCAGCGTGCTGTTCTTCACCTTCGCCGGAT harbors:
- a CDS encoding glycoside hydrolase family 97 protein, with amino-acid sequence MSANEIDRRTFGRAAGIAGFTALAWSPGTAAQAAGEPITTSSPDGSITAHFRLQEGKPQYRITRGAQVVLDWSGMGFELGDRRLGEVAELVGTSRDELNETWRPVWGSSAEVRSHCHSTIVRLREQVEFDIEFRVFDEGAGFRYFFPQQDGLGDFEVLDEHTEFRFTADHTAWSTPANYDSVEYLYSETPLTGAGRLHPWQEPRDDAERLGDLATPLTVRVADDLYLAVHEAALLNYPDMTLAKIDGGPGLRSALVPRKGEGRRKALLRTPFPTPWRAFLIAREPGALVESNLVLNLNEPCAIEDTSWIKPGKFLGVWWEIHKGRNTWIEGPDLGASTENVLRAVDFAADNGIPYVLAEGWNKGWKTGGDFGDDQDFLTPNSMLDLPRVLDRCRERGVAFLAHNETGGGIDNYERQLDQAFALYAELGMPGVKTGYAGDIDAHHHHDQWMVNHYQRVIHKAAQHRLLINAHEPIKGTGIERTYPNFVSREGARGIEYDAWSQGNPPEHTVTLPFTTMLAGPFDYTPGIFDITWFPPQSPQDDHGDSNDGTRVHTTRAHQIALYPVLLSGLQQLSDVPEHYAGVPEFEFLRQVPVSWDETRVLHGEIGDFITMARRSAAAWFVGSLTDEQPRTLEIPLDFLGTGRFVAHFYRDAPGTDLVTNPNEVEVDHRLVDASTVIRAELTGGGGHALHLTPAGEGDEHLPMYR
- a CDS encoding sulfotransferase; translation: MGVGTVADLHASATRRTGLDDFGPDDYTDGLATLLESYDRDAGLTPLGAKVHRSFLRGALIARSLSEAAWKANPQHADVPVERPIFVTGLPRTGTTALHRLLTADPAHQGLEVWLTEAPQPRPPRETWPDDPVFQHVQAGYRQYHVQHPEFLGVHAMAADEVEECWQLLRQSMRSVSYECLAHVPSYSRWLAGQDWTAAYRRHRRNLQLIGLPEPNRRWVLKNPSHLFALDALLAVYPDALVVQTHRAPEVAIASVCSLNAQASADWSDTFQGETVGRDQLELWSRGLATFNAERAEHDQSRFYDVNYEDFVADPLGTVAALYEHFGLQLGDEASAAMRRLHGESTTGARKPSHHYRLADFGLSEVDVRRRFATVG
- a CDS encoding SDR family oxidoreductase; protein product: MLLRDKVVVVSGVGPGLGRALAVGCAEAGADVVLAARTRQRLDEVAEEVTGLGRRAVTAEVDITDEDSARHIVEVATAAFGRVDVLINNAFAIPPRIDLLETDLDDVRAGFEAGTFASLRLTRECAPLLAERQGSVVMINSAVLRHSRRTFGAYKMAKASLLSLAQSLATELGPRGVRVNTVAPGYIWAGSVKWYFAELAKQRGVDPQQVYDEIAATTDLRKLPEPAEITDAVIFLASPMARAITGQCLDVNGGEYHH
- a CDS encoding nuclear transport factor 2 family protein, with product MDIAALEEIKRLKYRYLRCVDLKRWDEVADTLTADATAEYGTAVNGGPVLRTGREAIVDFLRDTLTPDIITAHSAQQPEIHLDGDTATGTWCFTDTVIATEYDHTMIQGAAFYEDRYARDDDGTWRIRHTGFTRTYEYMVTLGNLPGFRLTADRWAGH
- a CDS encoding response regulator transcription factor, which produces MSDVDRPNIVVYTNDRIAGAGIVATLQQLPEASIQVTANEADLLRVLETGDIDLVVVYFDSLIENPGPALLRNRMRHSQATPVLAVLSSGLDDVLSALEMGVRGLVTRYDEPEVLVDTARALLDGGCSLAPTITTHVVQMINESGRLSEPADQAVFDVLTNREQEIAQMLAMGMTTKEIAARTFITRATVKTHISNVLSKLNFDERSQIVAMVYRTGWLNRRLFAAQPAD
- a CDS encoding Lrp/AsnC family transcriptional regulator; amino-acid sequence: MAETPSELDSIDLSLLADLQQDGRTTHAELARRVGLSAPAVADRLRRLERAGVITGYAVRLDPAKLGFGIVAFVRLAAFGAGHRDEGVQNLLGIPEVLETHHVVGEDCWIFKVAVPDVGRLEEVLAEMTEVGRTTTSIVLSSPVTDNSLPLSTDPEQ